In Phreatobacter stygius, a genomic segment contains:
- a CDS encoding ABC transporter substrate-binding protein, with translation MTLSKIRTFALLGALLAPALPAPAAAQAPALTPVTFSLDFRALGRHAAWYVALDKGYYREAGLNVTIIAGQGTAQAIQALESGIVQFAFSDVAGLVAARANSNATAKMVAVIYQKAPYAVFSWRSGVNVTRPEQLQGLEIGSGAGSFTQKVIEAFMTERGLSRPATYTNVDPSARIGMLAAKRIPAIETFVMSQPGIHRAIGAGETSTFLLADHGLMLYSNGILVREDYLKANPALVRGFIAASLRGWRDTIANPGEAADIVVRLNRGLEREVALEEIAIVNNLVVTPLSRRGGIGVIDADQMQHSVDLILKTTGGARVTAAQVYDASFLPQPPVTP, from the coding sequence ATGACGCTCTCAAAGATCAGGACCTTCGCGCTTCTGGGCGCACTCCTGGCGCCGGCACTGCCGGCTCCGGCCGCCGCCCAGGCTCCGGCACTCACGCCGGTCACCTTCTCGCTCGACTTCCGGGCGCTCGGCCGCCACGCCGCCTGGTATGTCGCGCTCGACAAGGGCTATTACCGCGAGGCCGGCCTGAACGTGACGATCATTGCCGGCCAGGGCACCGCCCAGGCGATCCAGGCCTTGGAATCCGGCATTGTCCAGTTCGCCTTTTCCGACGTCGCCGGCCTGGTCGCGGCCCGCGCCAACAGCAATGCCACGGCCAAGATGGTGGCGGTGATCTACCAGAAGGCGCCCTATGCCGTCTTCTCCTGGCGCAGCGGCGTCAACGTCACCCGTCCCGAGCAGCTCCAGGGCCTGGAGATCGGCAGCGGCGCCGGCAGCTTCACCCAGAAGGTCATCGAGGCCTTCATGACCGAGCGCGGCCTCAGCCGCCCGGCGACCTATACCAATGTCGATCCGTCGGCACGGATCGGCATGCTGGCGGCCAAGCGCATTCCGGCGATCGAAACCTTCGTCATGTCGCAACCGGGCATCCATCGCGCCATCGGCGCCGGCGAGACCAGCACCTTCCTGCTCGCCGACCATGGCCTGATGCTCTATTCCAACGGCATCCTGGTTCGCGAAGACTATCTGAAGGCCAATCCGGCGCTGGTGCGCGGCTTCATCGCCGCCTCGCTGCGCGGCTGGCGCGACACCATCGCCAACCCGGGCGAGGCTGCCGACATCGTGGTCAGGCTCAATCGCGGCCTGGAGCGCGAGGTGGCGCTGGAAGAGATCGCCATCGTCAACAACCTGGTGGTGACGCCCTTGTCCAGGCGTGGCGGCATCGGGGTCATCGATGCCGACCAGATGCAGCACAGCGTCGATCTCATCCTCAAGACCACAGGCGGCGCCAGGGTCACCGCAGCCCAGGTCTATGACGCGAGCTTCCTCCCCCAGCCGCCCGTGACCCCGTGA
- a CDS encoding Bug family tripartite tricarboxylate transporter substrate binding protein — translation MPAISRRRIVQGLALGGLATSARPGAAQGFPSRTVTIVSPYQAGGTSDIIARMIAQKLGEAWRQPVIVENRPGANGGVGATAVARAAADGHTLLATASSALTLNPLLYRSLGYDVARDFAPVTRTGSVPNVVVVNPAVPATTLAELIALAKARPDSISYGSQGNGSNGHLNGELFKQMTGVTLVHVPYRGSAPAVSDLIGGQIQLMFDNLPSVIEQIRAGKLRALAVTTAGRSPFLPDVPGMAEAGLAGFDTSAWFAVMLPKETPAEIRGAIERGVIAALTDADARQKLAHVGVTVMADGAAALGQQIEAETALWRAVIAKARISIE, via the coding sequence ATGCCCGCGATCTCCCGCCGCCGCATCGTCCAGGGACTGGCACTCGGCGGCCTCGCGACGTCGGCGCGACCGGGCGCGGCGCAAGGCTTTCCGTCGCGCACCGTCACCATCGTCTCGCCCTACCAGGCCGGCGGCACCAGCGACATCATTGCCCGCATGATCGCCCAGAAGCTCGGCGAGGCCTGGCGCCAGCCGGTCATCGTCGAGAACCGCCCGGGCGCCAATGGCGGGGTCGGCGCGACCGCGGTGGCGCGCGCAGCCGCCGATGGCCACACGCTGCTCGCCACCGCGTCCAGCGCCTTGACGCTCAACCCCCTGCTCTACCGGTCGCTCGGCTACGACGTGGCGCGCGACTTCGCACCCGTCACCCGCACCGGCAGCGTGCCCAATGTGGTGGTGGTCAATCCGGCAGTGCCGGCGACGACGCTCGCCGAACTGATCGCGCTCGCCAAGGCCAGGCCCGACAGCATCAGCTATGGGTCGCAGGGCAATGGCTCCAACGGCCATCTGAACGGCGAATTGTTCAAGCAGATGACCGGCGTGACCCTGGTGCACGTGCCCTATCGCGGCTCGGCGCCGGCGGTGTCCGACCTGATCGGCGGCCAGATCCAGCTGATGTTCGACAACCTGCCCTCGGTCATCGAACAGATCCGCGCCGGCAAGCTCAGGGCGCTGGCGGTCACCACGGCCGGCCGCTCGCCGTTCCTGCCCGATGTGCCCGGCATGGCGGAAGCCGGCCTTGCAGGTTTCGACACCAGCGCCTGGTTCGCCGTCATGCTGCCGAAGGAAACGCCGGCCGAGATCCGCGGCGCGATCGAACGCGGCGTGATCGCGGCGCTGACCGATGCGGACGCCCGGCAGAAGCTCGCCCATGTCGGCGTCACCGTGATGGCCGATGGCGCCGCGGCGCTCGGCCAGCAGATCGAGGCGGAGACGGCGCTCTGGCGCGCGGTGATCGCCAAGGCCCGGATCAGCATCGAATGA
- a CDS encoding cupin, protein MTDETLGQIGDEIIFENEFVRVWGLRLEPGERQSWHVHQLPYLVIPLTDGRNEMHWKDGRVVNTAEVPGQALWRMPGAAHELVNTSDWTYRNILVEVKTAGGAA, encoded by the coding sequence ATGACCGACGAGACCCTGGGCCAGATCGGCGACGAGATCATCTTCGAGAACGAGTTCGTGCGGGTCTGGGGGCTCAGGCTGGAACCAGGCGAGCGCCAGTCCTGGCATGTCCATCAATTGCCCTATCTCGTGATACCACTGACCGACGGCCGGAACGAAATGCACTGGAAGGATGGGCGTGTGGTCAACACCGCCGAGGTGCCGGGCCAGGCCTTGTGGCGCATGCCGGGCGCGGCCCATGAGCTGGTCAACACAAGCGACTGGACCTATCGCAACATCCTGGTGGAAGTGAAGACCGCCGGCGGAGCCGCCTGA